A genomic window from Nicotiana sylvestris chromosome 11, ASM39365v2, whole genome shotgun sequence includes:
- the LOC104243854 gene encoding pentatricopeptide repeat-containing protein At2g18940, chloroplastic, with product MEGSLYPNRPILPVQSTRPTPLPPNQRLKLNPTSISPLPPLKQQQQQHPPSSTSFPLDSLLQQLLHVSSKNPPRTIKFSRIGNTHLSSLPISLENQENDDTLLENMRVTVPKLESFGEDDDGSLDFLPLNCKLMIDSILECPLCNLSSFFDSVKFELLEVDLMSLLKGLDVLGKWDSAILLFEWVVLNLHVENDKLDSQVIEFMVKVLGRENQHLVTSKLFDVIPFEDYSLDVRAWTTVLHAYSRIGKYDKAIALFEYVKEKGLSPTLVTYNVMLDVYGKKSRSWNNILVLLDEMRSNGLEFDEFTCSTVITACGREGLLEEAKEFFDGLKKKGYVPGTVAYNALLQVFGKAGMYSEALSVLKEMEENNCPPDSVTYNELVAAYVRAGFLEEGAALIGTMSQKGVMPNAITYTTVIDAYGKAGKEDQALSFFKQMKQSGCVPNVCTYNAILGMLGKKSRVEEMMDMISDMKLNGCAPNRITWNTMLAMCGNSGMQKYVNRVFHEMKSCGFEPDRDTFNTLIRAYGRCDSDFNAAKMYDEMIEAGFTPCVTTYNALLNALARRGDWRAAESVFSDMKSKGFKPSETTYSLMLHCYSKGGNVRGVERIAKEIYDGHIFPSWMLLRTLILANFKCRSLMGMERAFQELQKNGYRPDLVIFNSMLSIFARNKMYERAHEMLHLIRENGLQPDLVTYNSLMDMYARAGECWKAEELLNRLQKTGGKPDLVSYNTVIKAFCRQGRMEEAVRIFSQMTDKGIRPCIVTYNTFVAGFAARGMFSEVSELISYMIQHECRPNELTYKTIVDGYCKAKRYQEAMDFVLNIREKDTTFDEESLQRFASRVRGNVES from the coding sequence ATGGAAGGTTCTCTTTACCCAAATAGACCAATCTTGCCAGTCCAATCCACAAGGCCAACACCTTTACCTCCAAACCAGCGCCTCAAATTGAATCCCACATCCATTTCCCCTCTTCCACCTctcaaacaacagcaacaacaacatccccCTTCTTCTACTTCTTTCCCTCTTGATTCTCTTCTCCAACAGCTCCTTCATGTTTCCTCTAAAAATCCTCCAAGAACTATTAAATTTTCAAGAATTGGAAATACCCATTTGTCTTCTCTTCCTATTTCTTTGGAAAATCAAGAAAATGATGATACCCTTTTGGAGAATATGAGGGTTACTGTTCCAAAGTTGGAATCTTTTGGGGAGGATGATGATGGTTCGCTTGATTTTCTCCCTCTTAACTGTAAGTTAATGATTGATTCAATTCTTGAATGCCCTCTTTGTAATTTGAGCTCATTCTTTGATTCTGTAAAATTTGAGTTGCTTGAAGTTGATTTGATGAGTCTTTTAAAGGGGTTAGATGTTTTAGGTAAATGGGATAGTGCCATTCTGTTGTTTGAATGGGTTGTCTTGAATTTACATGTTGAAAATGATAAGCTAGATAGTCAAGTTATTGAATTTATGGTGAAGGTTTTGGGTAGGGAAAATCAGCATTTGGTGACTTCAAAACTGTTTGATGTTATTCCATTTGAGGATTACTCGCTTGATGTTCGAGCGTGGACGACTGTTCTACATGCTTATTCGCGTATTGGGAAGTATGACAAGGCAATTGCATTGTTTGAATATGTGAAGGAGAAAGGTTTATCTCCCACCTTGGTTACTTACAATGTTATGTTAGATGTTTATGGTAAAAAGAGTAGGTCTTGGAACAATATTTTAGTGCTTTTAGATGAAATGAGGAGTAACGGGCTTGAATTTGACGAGTTCACTTGTAGCACGGTGATAACTGCTTGTGGAAGGGAAGGGTTGTTGGAGGAAGCAAAAGAGTTTTTTGATGGGTTGAAGAAAAAGGGTTATGTTCCGGGAACGGTTGCTTACAATGCTTTACTCCAAGTGTTTGGTAAGGCTGGAATGTACTCAGAAGCTTTGAGCGTACTGAAAGAAATGGAGGAGAATAATTGCCCTCCTGATTCAGTGACCTATAACGAGCTGGTGGCAGCTTATGTGAGAGCTGGCTTCCTCGAAGAAGGAGCTGCTCTTATAGGCACAATGTCACAAAAGGGTGTAATGCCAAATGCTATTACTTATACTACAGTAATAGATGCCTATGGTAAGGCAGGGAAGGAGGATCAGGCCTTGAGCTTTTTCAAGCAAATGAAACAATCAGGTTGTGTTCCTAATGTTTGTACATATAATGCAATCCTTGGGATGCTGGGAAAGAAATCTCGAGTAGAAGAGATGATGGATATGATATCTGATATGAAATTAAATGGCTGTGCCCCAAACCGAATTACTTGGAACACAATGCTTGCGATGTGTGGAAATAGCGGAATGCAAAAATATGTAAATCGCGTTTTCCATGAGATGAAAAGCTGCGGTTTCGAGCCTGATAGAGACACATTTAATACTTTGATCCGTGCTTATGGCAGGTGTGATTCTGATTTTAATGCTGCAAAGATGTATGATGAGATGATTGAAGCAGGATTTACTCCATGTGTCACAACATACAACGCGCTTCTTAATGCCCTTGCTCGTCGAGGTGATTGGAGAGCAGCTGAATCTGTTTTCTCAGACATGAAAAGTAAAGGCTTTAAGCCCAGTGAAACTACTTACTCTTTGATGCTCCATTGCTATTCCAAAGGAGGGAACGTGAGAGGTGTGGAGAGAATCGCAAAGGAAATTTATGATGGTCATATCTTTCCTAGTTGGATGCTTTTGAGAACCCTCATTCTTGCAAATTTCAAGTGTAGATCTCTCATGGGTATGGAGAGAGCATTTCAGGAATTACAGAAAAATGGATACAGGCCAGATTTGGTCATATTTAACTCCATGCTTTCCATATTTGCAAGGAACAAGATGTATGAACGTGCTCACGAGATGCTGCATTTAATTAGGGAGAATGGTCTGCAGCCAGATCTTGTTACATATAATAGTTTAATGGATATGTATGCTAGAGCTGGTGAATGTTGGAAAGCTGAGGAACTCCTTAATCGACTGCAGAAGACTGGAGGAAAGCCAGACCTTGTATCATATAACACTGTCATTAAAGCATTCTGCAGACAAGGTCGTATGGAGGAGGCTGTAAGAATTTTCTCCCAGATGACGGATAAGGGAATTCGACCTTGCATTGTTACATATAATACATTTGTTGCTGGATTTGCAGCTCGAGGAATGTTCTCCGAGGTAAGTGAATTGATCAGTTATATGATCCAGCACGAGTGCAGACCAAATGAGCTAACATATAAGACTATTGTTGATGGTTACTGTAAAGCAAAAAGATACCAAGAAGCTATGGACTTTGTGTTGAATATTAGGGAAAAAGATACCACTTTTGATGAAGAATCCTTACAAAGATTTGCTTCTCGAGTTAGGGGAAATGTGG